In one window of Arthrobacter pascens DNA:
- a CDS encoding DUF6707 family protein has product MTETPAARHYSEQQAGSLKTGDQLLLPDGKRAAEIQRVELESDDFGSPALVVATLTGGGTVRIAAGSSVNVLDPTPDAVTQLPVAENLIGEAEAAPVAPAVVVPPLPATPPAASGPTAEEFALIPAPQGTPESVVEAVAEAHPDAVGVLLLADKLAKGVNVKSGSCLKDLSDLAHELFIALKDPEGALAVADLLNVLPFDGNPGRWASVEASLALSSYICRQDGRQERAEVYEKLLRTPENQETDPFKARMNAKVRQRSLNEPNLYDKEIFRSIDNSNHEAEREWRLLRLESLLFLRAHGGSETIGLGELERRISNELEAVRA; this is encoded by the coding sequence ATGACCGAAACGCCAGCCGCCCGGCACTACAGCGAACAGCAGGCTGGATCTCTGAAGACCGGCGATCAGCTCCTTCTTCCCGACGGCAAACGCGCTGCCGAAATCCAGCGGGTGGAGCTGGAGTCCGACGATTTTGGCTCCCCTGCACTTGTCGTCGCCACGCTCACTGGCGGCGGGACTGTCCGCATTGCCGCTGGCTCCTCAGTGAACGTCCTGGATCCGACGCCCGACGCCGTCACCCAGCTTCCGGTCGCGGAGAACCTCATCGGGGAAGCGGAGGCAGCCCCGGTAGCTCCCGCCGTCGTCGTGCCTCCCCTGCCTGCCACGCCCCCCGCGGCCAGCGGGCCCACCGCTGAAGAGTTTGCGCTGATTCCGGCCCCGCAGGGAACGCCGGAGTCCGTGGTGGAGGCCGTCGCCGAAGCCCACCCGGATGCCGTGGGAGTCCTGCTGCTGGCCGACAAGCTGGCCAAGGGGGTCAACGTCAAGTCCGGCAGCTGCCTCAAGGACCTCAGCGATCTGGCCCACGAACTGTTCATCGCGCTCAAGGATCCGGAGGGGGCGCTGGCCGTGGCCGACCTGCTCAACGTCCTGCCCTTCGACGGCAATCCCGGCAGGTGGGCGTCCGTGGAGGCGTCGCTGGCGCTCTCCAGCTACATCTGCAGGCAGGATGGGAGGCAGGAGCGCGCCGAGGTGTACGAAAAGCTGCTGCGCACCCCGGAGAACCAGGAGACGGACCCGTTCAAAGCCCGGATGAACGCCAAAGTCCGGCAGCGCTCGCTGAACGAACCCAACCTGTACGACAAAGAGATCTTCCGCTCCATCGACAATTCCAACCACGAGGCCGAGCGCGAATGGCGGCTGCTCCGCCTGGAATCCCTCCTCTTTCTTCGGGCGCACGGGGGCTCCGAGACGATCGGCCTCGGCGAGCTTGAGCGCCGGATCAGCAATGAGCTTGAGGCCGTCCGCGCCTGA
- a CDS encoding SRPBCC family protein — MTNNLSVVINADAAQVWTMLREPSKVAQWHGWEADDQPAEINEIYFGSDVVEAPDHTSLTTNSGDVFELKPVPTGTQVSVTRAAKDHNSEWAAWDEDITQGWLTFLQQLRFALERHPHGKRHTLLFELPGGSGSAIEKLGLADVPKPGENYDLTLGTGEEISGKVWYRSNHQVGLTVHGYAEHGDGLLIVADQQVIDEIRPDGGALVIVSTYDLGAHKLESLRALWEGWRAENYPTSQSVR; from the coding sequence ATGACGAACAATCTGAGCGTAGTGATTAATGCCGACGCGGCGCAGGTCTGGACCATGCTCCGCGAGCCGTCCAAGGTGGCGCAATGGCACGGGTGGGAGGCCGATGACCAGCCCGCCGAGATCAATGAGATCTATTTTGGCAGCGATGTGGTGGAGGCGCCGGACCACACCAGCCTGACCACCAACAGCGGCGACGTCTTCGAGCTGAAGCCGGTTCCTACCGGAACCCAGGTCAGCGTGACCCGGGCCGCCAAGGACCACAACTCGGAGTGGGCAGCCTGGGATGAGGACATCACCCAGGGCTGGCTGACTTTCCTGCAGCAGCTCAGGTTTGCCCTGGAACGGCACCCCCACGGCAAACGGCACACGCTGTTGTTCGAGCTTCCCGGAGGTTCCGGCTCCGCCATTGAGAAGCTGGGGCTTGCCGATGTACCGAAGCCCGGCGAGAACTATGACCTGACGCTGGGCACCGGGGAGGAGATCTCGGGCAAGGTCTGGTACCGCAGCAACCACCAGGTGGGGCTCACGGTCCACGGCTACGCGGAACATGGGGACGGCCTGCTGATCGTGGCCGATCAGCAGGTCATCGATGAAATCCGGCCCGACGGCGGCGCGTTGGTCATCGTCTCCACCTACGATCTGGGTGCCCACAAGCTGGAGTCCTTGCGCGCCCTTTGGGAAGGCTGGCGCGCTGAGAACTACCCCACATCGCAGTCGGTCCGGTGA
- the tgt gene encoding tRNA guanosine(34) transglycosylase Tgt has translation MSANPAPASADPTAEPSAGAAVGTAIPGQSEFSFRVGTRLTDRSAPSAALIEQNGGEFLGRTGIISTPHGEIRTPAFIAVGTKATVKAVLPEFMAGLGAQALLANAYHLYLQPGPEILDEAGGLGTFMNWPGPTFTDSGGFQVMSLGSGFKKVIDMKQVDTTGPDDAVAPGKERLAHIDEDGVWFKSHLNGDRHRFTPEISMQVQHQIGADIMFAFDELTTLQNSRGYQEESLERTRLWALRCLDEHIRLTSARAGKPYQALFGVIQGAQYEDLRRKACRDLGAMPFDGFGIGGALEKENLGTIVRWCNEELPEDKPRHLLGISEPDDIFTSIENGADTFDCVSPTRVARNSAFYTPTGRYNLSGAKYKRDFGPLQEGCDCYACTNYSRAYIHHLYKAKEMLSATLISIHNERFVVKMVDDARLAIESGRFFEFKAETLAQYYS, from the coding sequence GTGTCAGCCAACCCCGCCCCGGCTTCTGCCGACCCCACTGCCGAACCTTCTGCCGGCGCCGCCGTCGGTACCGCCATCCCCGGACAATCCGAGTTCTCCTTCCGGGTAGGCACCCGGCTGACCGACCGCTCGGCGCCGTCTGCTGCCCTGATTGAGCAAAACGGCGGGGAATTCCTGGGCCGGACCGGGATCATCAGCACTCCGCATGGCGAGATCCGGACGCCTGCCTTCATCGCCGTCGGCACCAAGGCCACCGTGAAGGCAGTGCTGCCGGAATTCATGGCCGGCCTGGGGGCGCAGGCACTCCTGGCCAACGCCTACCACCTGTACCTTCAGCCTGGCCCGGAAATACTGGACGAGGCAGGCGGCCTGGGCACCTTCATGAACTGGCCTGGCCCCACCTTCACGGATTCCGGCGGGTTCCAGGTCATGAGCCTGGGATCAGGCTTCAAGAAGGTCATCGACATGAAGCAGGTGGACACGACCGGACCGGACGACGCCGTGGCTCCCGGCAAGGAGCGGCTGGCCCACATTGACGAGGACGGCGTCTGGTTCAAGAGCCACCTCAACGGTGACCGGCACCGTTTCACGCCGGAGATCTCCATGCAGGTCCAGCACCAGATCGGCGCGGACATCATGTTCGCCTTTGACGAGCTGACCACGCTGCAGAACTCCCGCGGCTACCAAGAGGAGTCGCTGGAGCGGACCCGGCTGTGGGCCCTGCGCTGCCTGGACGAGCACATCCGGCTGACCTCGGCTCGGGCAGGAAAGCCATACCAGGCGCTCTTCGGCGTGATCCAGGGGGCGCAGTACGAGGACCTGCGCCGGAAGGCATGCCGGGACCTCGGGGCCATGCCGTTTGACGGGTTCGGCATCGGCGGGGCGCTGGAGAAGGAAAACCTGGGAACCATCGTGCGGTGGTGCAACGAGGAACTGCCCGAGGACAAGCCGCGGCACCTGCTCGGGATCTCAGAGCCCGACGACATCTTCACCTCCATCGAGAACGGCGCGGACACTTTCGACTGTGTTTCCCCCACCCGAGTGGCCCGCAACTCCGCCTTCTACACGCCCACCGGCCGCTACAACCTGTCCGGGGCGAAGTACAAGCGCGACTTCGGCCCCCTGCAGGAAGGCTGTGACTGCTACGCCTGCACAAACTATTCGCGGGCATACATCCACCACCTGTACAAGGCCAAGGAAATGCTCTCGGCCACCCTTATCTCCATCCACAACGAGCGATTCGTGGTGAAGATGGTGGATGACGCCCGGTTGGCCATCGAATCCGGCCGCTTCTTCGAGTTCAAGGCCGAGACCCTGGCGCAGTACTACTCCTGA
- a CDS encoding type IV toxin-antitoxin system AbiEi family antitoxin domain-containing protein, with protein sequence MTHLQPSPRPQLPGNGSLWRTQELLDLGVGKRSIAALVESGILIRLRHGCYIRGSVWMKHSPGLRSLQLIHAHAHGTRTTSAGAFRYSHTSAARLCGLYLWNVDNRIHLTQRTPPSGDRHGRDVVCHTADVAETDRAIVNGLRTTTLERTAVDCGLLLPYRQALILMDHALRLGADRIKLDAEAARLDGRRGIRNLRRVLAAADPRSESPGETLARDVISRLRIPAPEPQVEVMTRRGRYRLDFAWKQRKVALEFDGKTKYFDYRPTEQVVFEERQREKALTEDGWTVIRIEWKDLFRELEFRNRLLPVLDD encoded by the coding sequence ATGACACACCTACAGCCGAGCCCTCGCCCCCAGCTTCCCGGGAACGGCAGCCTCTGGCGCACGCAGGAACTCCTGGACCTGGGAGTGGGAAAACGTTCAATCGCCGCACTGGTGGAGTCGGGCATCCTGATCCGGCTGCGGCACGGCTGCTATATCAGGGGCAGCGTCTGGATGAAGCACTCCCCGGGTCTTCGCAGCCTCCAACTGATCCATGCCCATGCACATGGAACACGCACGACGTCGGCAGGCGCCTTCCGCTATAGCCACACCTCGGCTGCGCGGCTCTGCGGCCTTTACCTCTGGAACGTCGACAACCGGATCCACCTGACGCAGCGGACGCCCCCCTCAGGGGACCGACATGGTCGTGACGTTGTCTGCCATACGGCGGACGTAGCAGAAACCGACCGCGCCATAGTCAATGGCCTTCGAACCACCACCCTGGAGCGGACCGCCGTCGATTGCGGCTTGCTTCTTCCCTATCGGCAGGCGCTCATCCTCATGGACCACGCGCTCCGCCTTGGAGCGGACAGGATCAAGCTGGACGCCGAGGCAGCCAGGCTGGACGGACGCCGGGGCATAAGGAATCTGCGCCGCGTGCTCGCAGCCGCCGATCCGCGGTCAGAATCACCGGGCGAAACGCTAGCGCGGGATGTCATCTCCCGGCTGCGGATCCCTGCCCCGGAACCGCAGGTCGAGGTGATGACCCGCCGTGGCCGTTACCGGCTGGACTTCGCCTGGAAGCAAAGGAAGGTGGCCCTCGAGTTCGATGGGAAGACCAAGTACTTCGACTACCGGCCTACAGAGCAGGTGGTGTTCGAGGAAAGGCAGCGGGAGAAAGCCCTCACGGAGGACGGCTGGACGGTCATTCGCATCGAATGGAAGGACCTGTTCCGGGAATTGGAGTTCAGGAACCGCCTGCTGCCGGTGCTGGATGACTGA
- a CDS encoding serpin family protein has product MKRLRFLRILSLGAVLLLTACSSGPALLKADGVERVSVDRSAFKGELAAFRTSAFKLGDALLSDGGAGNVIASPGSLLIALAMLRAGASGETAAEIDAVLGLPAENRDEAMNALLASLERFDGDPGSVDEANPPLKPLMHTANGLFVDKNVPTGDAYLQTLAKHYGAGVYPVDFSDEPVTSPAINAWVDKSTGGRIKKAPAGYDRNNTFSLLNTVYFAGAWKTPFSANATSDSQFTKADGAKVNVPMMHTLQDLAYAEGTGWQAVDLPFGEGFVMRLILPETGTDTAKGFAPGQLARIAEKLEAAAPESVQLSLPSWDHESSFDLRKVLGALGLGKTLTTTRDFDPIQHGMRITQAAQAANITVAEKGTIAAAVTQINAEAVSGKVADPARILEFNRPFQYQIVHVETGLPLFMGKIADPR; this is encoded by the coding sequence ATGAAAAGGCTCCGCTTTTTGAGGATTCTGTCGCTGGGAGCTGTGCTGCTGCTGACGGCGTGTTCGTCCGGACCAGCGCTGCTGAAAGCCGACGGCGTTGAGCGGGTTTCGGTGGACCGTTCGGCTTTCAAGGGCGAACTGGCAGCGTTCCGGACGTCGGCCTTCAAGCTGGGCGATGCGCTGCTGAGTGACGGCGGAGCTGGCAATGTCATTGCGTCACCGGGCAGCCTGCTGATTGCCCTGGCCATGCTCCGTGCAGGTGCTTCGGGCGAAACGGCTGCGGAGATCGACGCCGTGCTGGGGCTTCCGGCGGAGAACCGCGACGAGGCTATGAACGCTCTCCTGGCCTCCCTTGAGCGTTTCGATGGCGATCCCGGCTCAGTGGACGAGGCGAACCCGCCGTTGAAGCCCTTGATGCACACGGCCAATGGACTGTTCGTTGACAAGAACGTTCCTACTGGTGATGCCTACCTGCAGACGCTGGCCAAACACTACGGGGCGGGTGTTTATCCCGTGGACTTCAGCGATGAGCCAGTCACCAGCCCGGCCATCAACGCCTGGGTGGATAAGAGCACCGGCGGCCGGATCAAGAAGGCACCGGCTGGCTACGATCGAAACAACACGTTCAGCCTGCTCAACACCGTGTATTTCGCGGGTGCGTGGAAAACGCCGTTCAGTGCCAATGCCACCTCGGATTCACAGTTCACGAAGGCGGACGGCGCGAAAGTCAACGTCCCGATGATGCATACGCTTCAGGATCTGGCGTACGCCGAGGGGACCGGCTGGCAGGCGGTGGATTTGCCTTTCGGCGAGGGGTTCGTCATGCGGCTCATCCTGCCGGAGACGGGCACTGACACCGCCAAGGGCTTCGCTCCCGGGCAACTGGCCCGGATAGCGGAAAAGCTTGAAGCTGCGGCGCCCGAAAGCGTCCAGCTCTCGCTCCCGTCGTGGGATCACGAAAGCAGCTTTGACCTACGGAAGGTCCTGGGCGCCCTGGGACTGGGCAAGACCCTCACCACTACCCGGGACTTCGATCCGATCCAGCACGGGATGAGGATTACGCAGGCAGCCCAGGCGGCCAACATCACCGTGGCCGAGAAAGGGACCATCGCCGCCGCTGTGACGCAGATCAATGCAGAGGCCGTGAGCGGAAAGGTGGCAGATCCTGCGCGTATCCTCGAATTCAACCGGCCGTTCCAGTACCAGATCGTGCATGTCGAGACCGGCCTGCCGCTCTTCATGGGCAAGATCGCCGACCCGCGCTGA
- a CDS encoding MFS transporter encodes MSTQQTMPLSEAARTRKAVGNILKGSAGNLVEWYDLYVYTVFAAYFQSHFFNPTDDLQAGLEAMAVFSTSFLMRPIGAWFFGRYADRKGRKAALTLSVTLMSAGSFAIAVLPTQDVIGIWAMILLVLIRVLQGFSVGGEYGTSATYMSEAATSKRRGFFSSFQYVTLIGGQMLALLVLVILQGAMPKGDLGGWGWRIPFAIGGVAALVVLWLRRSMEETVSAEQVAAAKIPAVQGVAQPGTMKLLFTQYWKPLLICIGVTLGGTVAFYTYTNFILKFMNDTSGIAKTDTSVINFWALFIFMLLQPVYGIISDKVGRKPLLLWFGITGVLFTWPLLSTLSNTKDPFTAFLLMIGGLLIVGGYTSINALVKAELFPASIRALGLGLGYAVANSLFGGTVPLIGAALQQSGQVNLFFTYVTVAIAISLLVYIFALKNKKATHLDREQGDAWSRLRPDKDKDLLDA; translated from the coding sequence ATGAGCACCCAGCAGACCATGCCCCTTAGTGAGGCAGCCCGGACCCGCAAGGCCGTCGGCAACATCCTCAAAGGCTCAGCCGGCAACCTGGTGGAGTGGTACGACCTGTACGTCTACACAGTGTTCGCAGCCTACTTCCAGTCCCATTTCTTCAACCCCACCGACGACCTCCAGGCCGGCCTCGAAGCGATGGCGGTTTTCTCGACGTCGTTCCTGATGCGCCCCATCGGCGCCTGGTTCTTCGGCCGCTACGCCGACCGCAAGGGCCGCAAGGCCGCGCTGACCCTCAGCGTCACGCTGATGTCCGCAGGTTCGTTCGCCATTGCCGTGCTGCCCACCCAGGATGTCATCGGGATCTGGGCCATGATCCTGCTGGTCCTGATCCGCGTTCTCCAGGGTTTCTCCGTGGGCGGCGAGTACGGCACCAGCGCCACGTACATGTCGGAAGCCGCGACGTCCAAGCGCCGGGGGTTCTTCTCCAGCTTCCAGTACGTCACCTTGATCGGCGGCCAGATGCTGGCGCTGCTGGTGTTAGTCATCCTGCAGGGTGCCATGCCAAAGGGCGACCTGGGCGGGTGGGGCTGGCGTATCCCATTCGCCATCGGAGGCGTGGCCGCACTGGTGGTCCTGTGGCTGCGGCGCTCCATGGAAGAAACAGTGTCCGCAGAGCAGGTCGCGGCCGCCAAGATCCCGGCCGTGCAGGGCGTGGCCCAGCCCGGAACCATGAAGTTGCTGTTCACCCAGTACTGGAAGCCGCTGCTGATCTGCATCGGCGTCACGCTGGGCGGCACCGTGGCGTTCTACACCTACACCAACTTCATCCTGAAGTTCATGAACGATACGTCCGGCATCGCCAAGACCGACACCTCCGTGATCAACTTCTGGGCGCTGTTCATCTTCATGCTGCTCCAGCCCGTCTACGGCATCATCTCGGACAAGGTGGGGCGCAAGCCGCTGCTCCTGTGGTTCGGCATCACCGGTGTCCTCTTCACCTGGCCGCTGCTTTCCACGCTGTCCAACACCAAGGACCCGTTCACTGCTTTCCTGCTCATGATCGGCGGGCTGCTGATCGTTGGCGGCTACACGTCGATCAATGCCCTGGTGAAGGCTGAGCTGTTCCCGGCTTCCATCCGTGCCCTTGGCCTGGGACTTGGCTACGCCGTGGCCAATTCCCTCTTCGGAGGCACGGTTCCGCTCATCGGTGCCGCCCTGCAGCAGTCCGGCCAAGTTAACCTGTTCTTCACCTACGTCACGGTGGCGATAGCCATTTCGCTGCTCGTCTACATCTTCGCGCTGAAGAACAAGAAGGCCACCCACCTGGACCGTGAGCAGGGCGACGCCTGGTCCCGGTTGCGCCCGGACAAGGACAAAGACCTTCTCGACGCCTAG
- a CDS encoding response regulator transcription factor, protein MEVLIVEDDDAMASALEAAVVSAGHKASRVARGADALLAHRRAEVILLDLGLPDIDGLDVLRKLRQVTQCPILILTARDDERSVVLGLRSGADDYLVKPVKLVELLARIEAVTRRTNRHTADRQQNIVLGDLDVDLRRRVAALGSQVLPLTATEFDLLALLAQHAGSVVTREQILDALWGDAFLASSRSLDVHLTGLRAKLQLPGFIINVRGVGYRIEADPA, encoded by the coding sequence ATGGAAGTGCTCATCGTCGAGGACGACGACGCCATGGCGTCCGCGCTGGAGGCAGCCGTCGTCTCCGCCGGCCACAAAGCAAGCCGGGTGGCACGGGGTGCAGACGCCCTCCTCGCCCACCGCAGGGCAGAAGTGATCCTGCTGGATCTGGGGCTTCCGGATATCGACGGCCTCGACGTGCTGCGTAAGCTTCGCCAGGTCACGCAGTGCCCCATCCTGATCCTCACCGCCCGTGACGATGAACGGAGCGTGGTGCTGGGGCTAAGGTCAGGTGCCGACGACTACCTGGTCAAGCCCGTGAAGCTGGTCGAGCTGCTGGCGCGCATTGAAGCCGTCACCAGGCGGACCAACCGTCACACGGCTGACAGGCAACAGAACATCGTGCTGGGAGATCTCGACGTCGACCTCCGCCGGCGCGTGGCGGCCCTCGGCAGCCAGGTGCTTCCCCTGACTGCCACGGAGTTCGACCTGCTCGCCCTGTTGGCCCAACACGCAGGCTCGGTGGTCACACGGGAACAAATCCTGGACGCGCTGTGGGGCGATGCTTTCCTCGCATCCTCCCGGTCCCTTGACGTGCACCTGACGGGGCTGAGGGCAAAACTCCAGTTGCCCGGGTTCATCATCAATGTCCGCGGCGTCGGCTACCGGATCGAGGCGGATCCCGCGTGA
- a CDS encoding sensor histidine kinase, which translates to MKLRVLGVLSLLCVAMVIVVCSAILASASRELTQEVQINRVAALNRIAQVAYDAAVDGDSSQLQREMDRYSGLYGEGILVRLQEGTLRSGGLGEDRADVRDAVARANLNLSDTTLAPLQPFGTGSEVISRSFGSASQVLGEAVLEVNLDAAREKLRERWLVVGLAAFALGAVLLLGAARVSGWVLRPVHRLNSAVTELEATGRTSQLPEDGPPELRELSRSFTTMARTVSDSIESQRQLIADTSHQLRNPVGALRLRIDLLQLELQTPGEHTAAAGVLAELERVEEILDGVLKLAAAEHRVSEDSARGTLGPAPEGDKTAVDPFPVLQGEVERAGPAAGRAGASIVLAAPPDPVVQVSCNPHELAQMVGELLNNAIKYAPGARISVSVRERAGGAVIEVSDDGPGLAADERAAATTRFWRSPQHREIRGNGLGMTIVDKLAAANGGRLVLAERSPHGLEARIEFPRPSAWPDQEHGHG; encoded by the coding sequence GTGAAGCTGCGCGTCCTCGGAGTCCTCAGCCTCCTGTGCGTGGCCATGGTCATCGTCGTGTGCAGCGCCATCCTGGCCTCTGCCAGCCGGGAGCTCACGCAGGAGGTCCAGATCAACCGGGTTGCCGCACTCAACCGGATCGCGCAGGTAGCCTACGATGCGGCGGTGGACGGCGATTCCAGTCAACTCCAGCGGGAGATGGACAGGTACTCCGGGCTTTACGGCGAGGGAATCCTGGTCCGCCTGCAGGAAGGAACCCTGCGATCCGGCGGCCTGGGCGAGGACCGGGCTGACGTCCGGGACGCGGTAGCCAGGGCCAACCTGAACCTCAGCGACACAACACTCGCCCCGCTACAACCGTTTGGAACAGGGTCTGAAGTGATCTCCCGGTCCTTCGGAAGCGCCAGCCAGGTTCTGGGCGAGGCCGTCCTCGAGGTCAACCTGGATGCGGCCCGGGAGAAACTGCGGGAACGCTGGCTCGTCGTCGGACTTGCGGCCTTCGCGCTCGGGGCCGTGCTCCTCCTGGGTGCAGCGCGTGTGTCCGGCTGGGTACTGCGACCCGTTCACCGGCTAAATTCGGCCGTCACCGAACTCGAGGCAACGGGCCGGACGAGTCAGCTTCCGGAGGACGGCCCGCCTGAACTCAGGGAATTGAGCCGTTCGTTCACCACGATGGCGCGCACCGTCAGTGACAGCATCGAGTCCCAACGCCAGTTGATAGCCGACACGTCCCACCAGCTGCGCAATCCTGTGGGCGCCCTGCGGTTGAGGATCGATCTGCTGCAGTTGGAACTGCAGACGCCCGGGGAGCATACCGCGGCGGCAGGAGTGCTGGCAGAACTTGAACGGGTGGAAGAGATCCTGGACGGCGTGCTAAAGCTGGCCGCAGCCGAGCATCGCGTGTCCGAAGACTCTGCCCGAGGCACACTTGGACCGGCTCCTGAAGGTGACAAGACCGCCGTCGACCCCTTTCCAGTCCTCCAGGGAGAAGTGGAACGTGCAGGACCCGCCGCGGGGCGCGCGGGGGCTTCGATCGTGCTGGCAGCGCCGCCCGACCCGGTCGTGCAGGTGTCCTGCAACCCCCATGAACTGGCCCAAATGGTCGGGGAACTGCTGAATAATGCCATCAAGTATGCGCCCGGCGCGCGGATCTCGGTTTCCGTCCGCGAGCGTGCGGGAGGAGCGGTCATCGAAGTATCCGACGACGGCCCCGGGCTTGCCGCCGACGAAAGAGCTGCTGCCACCACGAGGTTCTGGCGGTCGCCCCAGCACCGGGAGATCCGCGGCAACGGCCTGGGCATGACCATCGTGGACAAACTGGCGGCGGCTAACGGGGGTCGCCTGGTACTGGCCGAACGGTCACCCCACGGCCTGGAGGCCCGCATCGAGTTCCCACGCCCGTCGGCCTGGCCCGACCAGGAGCATGGGCATGGCTGA
- a CDS encoding TAXI family TRAP transporter solute-binding subunit yields the protein MGMAESIRSLPARRSALKAGLAAGLTGLLMPAINACTPEARPGNVTVAGGEAGGFYLEFSTLLADALQRHGVADHAAALTTGGSLDNLDYLLTGKATFAVALADAAAQQAAAKSPSNIAALGKVYENYVHCVVRRDSGIRDFDGLVGRTVAVGEPGSGTSLTTPRLIEAAGLSATLGGNGKTITVMNLGLNAGLAALQSGSVDALFWSGGVPTAAIAAANREAGLAFLDLSSLLPAMRKRYGAFYDRVLIPEGSYEGIPAVWTVGVANLLLCRSDLDETIVKRTVELLVGYAQELIPKSSLGVQFLSPETLINTAELPLHPAAAEAYRALHG from the coding sequence ATGGGCATGGCTGAATCGATCCGCTCCCTTCCGGCAAGGAGGAGTGCCCTGAAGGCCGGGCTCGCCGCCGGGCTGACGGGCCTCCTCATGCCGGCCATCAATGCTTGCACCCCTGAGGCTCGTCCCGGCAACGTGACAGTGGCAGGCGGCGAGGCTGGAGGTTTCTACCTTGAGTTTTCGACGCTGCTGGCCGATGCCCTTCAGCGCCATGGCGTGGCTGACCACGCCGCTGCGCTGACCACCGGGGGCAGCCTGGACAATCTGGATTACCTTCTGACCGGCAAGGCCACCTTCGCCGTCGCACTGGCAGATGCAGCCGCCCAGCAGGCGGCAGCGAAAAGCCCGTCAAACATTGCTGCCTTGGGAAAAGTGTACGAAAACTATGTGCACTGCGTGGTCCGCAGGGACAGCGGCATCCGGGACTTTGACGGGCTTGTCGGCAGGACCGTGGCCGTTGGCGAGCCTGGTTCAGGTACGTCATTGACCACTCCCCGCCTGATCGAGGCTGCGGGGCTGAGCGCCACTTTGGGTGGCAACGGCAAGACCATCACCGTCATGAACCTCGGGCTCAATGCCGGCCTGGCCGCGCTGCAGAGCGGCTCAGTGGATGCCCTCTTCTGGTCCGGAGGCGTGCCCACCGCTGCCATCGCGGCCGCAAACAGGGAAGCCGGGCTGGCTTTCCTCGATCTCTCTTCATTGCTCCCGGCAATGCGGAAACGCTACGGCGCTTTCTACGATCGGGTGCTGATCCCCGAAGGCAGCTACGAGGGCATTCCGGCTGTCTGGACGGTGGGCGTGGCCAACCTGCTCCTGTGCCGCAGCGATCTGGATGAAACCATTGTGAAGAGGACTGTTGAGCTGCTGGTGGGGTATGCCCAGGAACTCATTCCGAAGTCCAGTCTGGGGGTCCAGTTCCTGAGTCCCGAAACGCTTATCAACACGGCGGAACTGCCCCTGCACCCCGCGGCGGCGGAGGCCTACAGGGCCCTCCACGGCTAA